One Ornithodoros turicata isolate Travis unplaced genomic scaffold, ASM3712646v1 ctg00000746.1, whole genome shotgun sequence DNA window includes the following coding sequences:
- the LOC135374757 gene encoding prisilkin-39-like — MRFLVLLAGCVAFLALNAHGEAGYKGGYYNRGGYSRGYDHYNRGDYYNRVDHNNRDYNRNYYGGYNRGAYGGSYPGAHGGYNTGAYGGYNPGAYGGYNPGSYGGYRGGYSGNYYRGYDNPASGRYDYGNRYGYNPYSSYRNSLFDNRYDNYMGNRGYGPINRPGSPYNTYGYDYTLPHGHVYGYLSSRW; from the exons GTTCTCCTTGCAGGTTGCGTGGCCTTTTTGGCACTCAATGCTCACGGTGAAGCTGGCTACAAAGGTGGTTACTACAACCGCGGCGGCTACAGTCGTGGCTACGACCACTACAACCGAGGAGACTATTACAACCGGGTTGACCACAACAACCGCGACTACAATAGGAACTACTACGGCGGATACAACAGAGGAGCGTATGGCGGAAGCTATCCAGGAGCGCATGGCGGTTACAATACAGGAGCCTATGGAGGATACAATCCGGGAGCGTATGGCGGTTACAACCCAGGATCGTACGGCGGTTACAGGGGCGGCTACAGCGGCAACTACTACCGTGGCTACGACAACCCCGCTTCCGGACGCTATGACTACGGAAACCGATACGGGTACAACCCGTATTCGAGCTACCGTAACAGCCTATTCGATAACCGTTACGACAACTACATGGGGAACAGAGGCTACGGACCAATCAATCGTCCCGGCAGTCCTTACAACACCTATGGCTACGACTACACCCTACCTCACGGCCACGTCTACGG GTACCTTTCGTCCAGGTGGTGA
- the LOC135374729 gene encoding limb region 1 protein homolog isoform X1, with amino-acid sequence MDEDPETRERVFHNAIRELLIHFLFFLVLYVFAFLLISKFKKKKEYYFDDDEDAVVYRVSLWMCYFSLAVSLGAALLLPVSIISNEVLLLYPTSFYIQWLNSSLIHGLWNEIFLFSNISIFILLPFAYFFTESEGLPGSKKGLLSRLYETFLMFMLVAALLFGLTFIISALLDYGHSRMQSLFTLWGGYLPFLYSCLSCFGALLLLTQFCTAVCTPVGFARLFTVIGELVVKPRFLRDIQEEYYCTLMEEEDLRRKLKLISHEYQIRPAYTNGTNGTASAVLRLQQLEKRRRELGLQQSVSSWRRNLGYPIVMLLLLSLTCISLLMVLHNTLVLLIGIKALPVSSQVRQFSLGISSLSALGVVGSSIEIVLILYLWLASVVGFYSLPGFRSLCPKPHSATLTQVIGNCAILLILSSALPVISRTLGITNFDLLGDFGRIEWLGIFPIILTYNVMFAAAASLSLTTKFTAAMRDELLGRLRAVGRGSWSSVIGNPKGQLSMCKED; translated from the exons ATGGACGAGGACCCTGAGACTCGCGAGCGTGTGTTTCACAATGCAATTCGAGAGCTGCTG aTTCACTTCCTGTTCTTCCTAGTCCTTTATGTGTTTGCGTTTCTGCTAATTTCAAAgttcaagaaaaagaaagaatactATTTTGATG ATGATGAAGATGCAGTCGTCTACCGTGTATC GTTGTGGATGTGCTATTTCAGTCTGGCTGTTTCTTTGGGAGCAGCGTTATTGCTTCCTGTGTCCATCATTAGCAATGAGGTGTTGTTGCTTTACCCTACAAGTTTCTACATTCAGTGGCTGAACAGCTCACTTATTCACG GACTTTGGAATGAAATTTTCCTGTTTTCCAACATTTCCATCTTCATCCTGTTGCCATTTGCCTACTTTTTCACAGAGTCAGAGGGTCTGCCCGGTTCCAAAAAg GGCCTCTTGTCACGACTCTACGAGACGTTCCTTATGTTCATGCTTGTGGCAGCATTGTTGTTTGGTTTGACCTTCATCATCTCAGCACTTTTGGACTATGGGCATTCAAGAATGCAGTCATTATTCA CTCTCTGGGGTGGGTACCTTCCATTTTTGTACTCCTGCCTCTCCTGTTTTGGAGCGCTTCTCCTCCTGA CGCAATTTTGCACTGCTG TATGTACGCCAGTTGGATTTGCCAGGCTGTTCACTGTTATTGGAGAGCTTGTGGTCAAGCCCAGG TTTCTGAGAGACATACAGGAAGAGTATTATTGTACACTGATGGAGGAAGAGGATCTCAGAAGGAAACTGAAGCTTATATCACATG AGTACCAGATACGACCAGCATATACAAATGGAACCAATGGTACTGCCTCAGCAGTCCTCAGGCTTCAGCAGTTGGAAAAGAGGAGAAGAGAACTCG GATTGCAGCAGTCTGTTTCTTCGTGGAGAAGGAACCTGGGGTACCCAATCGTGATGTTACTACTTCTTAGCCTCACT TGCATATCTTTGCTCATGGTGCTTCATAACACATTAGTGCTGTTGATAGGGATAAAAGCACTGCCTGTTTCTTCGCAGGTACGG CAATTCTCTTTGGGAATAAGCTCACTGTCTGCACTGGGAGTGGTTGGCTCATCGATAGAGATTGTCCTCATTCT GTACCTGTGGCTTGCCTCTGTAGTTGGTTTCTACTCCCTCCCTGGCTTTCGCAGTCTCTGCCCCAAGCCTCATTCTGCCACACTGACCCAAGTTATTGGGAACTGTGCCATCCTCCTCATCTTGAGCTCAGCCTTGCCCGTCATTTCAAGAACGCTAG GTATCACAAACTTCGACCTTCTGGGGGACTTTGGCCGCATCGAGTGGTTGGGCATCTTTCCAATCATCCTAACTTACAATGTGATGTTTGCTGCTGCAGCATCACTTAGCCTTACCACTAAGTTTACAGCTGCCATGAGAGATGAACTCCTTGGGAGGCTCCGTGCAGTTGGCCGGGGTTCCTGGTCTTCGGTAATAGGAAATCCCAAAGGACAGCTATCAATGTGCAAAGAGGACTGA
- the LOC135374729 gene encoding limb region 1 protein homolog isoform X2: MDEDPETRERVFHNAIRELLIHFLFFLVLYVFAFLLISKFKKKKEYYFDDDEDAVVYRVSLWMCYFSLAVSLGAALLLPVSIISNEVLLLYPTSFYIQWLNSSLIHGLWNEIFLFSNISIFILLPFAYFFTESEGLPGSKKGLLSRLYETFLMFMLVAALLFGLTFIISALLDYGHSRMQSLFTLWGGYLPFLYSCLSCFGALLLLTQFCTAVCTPVGFARLFTVIGELVVKPRFLRDIQEEYYCTLMEEEDLRRKLKLISHEYQIRPAYTNGTNGTASAVLRLQQLEKRRRELGLQQSVSSWRRNLGYPIVMLLLLSLTCISLLMVLHNTLVLLIGIKALPVSSQQFSLGISSLSALGVVGSSIEIVLILYLWLASVVGFYSLPGFRSLCPKPHSATLTQVIGNCAILLILSSALPVISRTLGITNFDLLGDFGRIEWLGIFPIILTYNVMFAAAASLSLTTKFTAAMRDELLGRLRAVGRGSWSSVIGNPKGQLSMCKED, translated from the exons ATGGACGAGGACCCTGAGACTCGCGAGCGTGTGTTTCACAATGCAATTCGAGAGCTGCTG aTTCACTTCCTGTTCTTCCTAGTCCTTTATGTGTTTGCGTTTCTGCTAATTTCAAAgttcaagaaaaagaaagaatactATTTTGATG ATGATGAAGATGCAGTCGTCTACCGTGTATC GTTGTGGATGTGCTATTTCAGTCTGGCTGTTTCTTTGGGAGCAGCGTTATTGCTTCCTGTGTCCATCATTAGCAATGAGGTGTTGTTGCTTTACCCTACAAGTTTCTACATTCAGTGGCTGAACAGCTCACTTATTCACG GACTTTGGAATGAAATTTTCCTGTTTTCCAACATTTCCATCTTCATCCTGTTGCCATTTGCCTACTTTTTCACAGAGTCAGAGGGTCTGCCCGGTTCCAAAAAg GGCCTCTTGTCACGACTCTACGAGACGTTCCTTATGTTCATGCTTGTGGCAGCATTGTTGTTTGGTTTGACCTTCATCATCTCAGCACTTTTGGACTATGGGCATTCAAGAATGCAGTCATTATTCA CTCTCTGGGGTGGGTACCTTCCATTTTTGTACTCCTGCCTCTCCTGTTTTGGAGCGCTTCTCCTCCTGA CGCAATTTTGCACTGCTG TATGTACGCCAGTTGGATTTGCCAGGCTGTTCACTGTTATTGGAGAGCTTGTGGTCAAGCCCAGG TTTCTGAGAGACATACAGGAAGAGTATTATTGTACACTGATGGAGGAAGAGGATCTCAGAAGGAAACTGAAGCTTATATCACATG AGTACCAGATACGACCAGCATATACAAATGGAACCAATGGTACTGCCTCAGCAGTCCTCAGGCTTCAGCAGTTGGAAAAGAGGAGAAGAGAACTCG GATTGCAGCAGTCTGTTTCTTCGTGGAGAAGGAACCTGGGGTACCCAATCGTGATGTTACTACTTCTTAGCCTCACT TGCATATCTTTGCTCATGGTGCTTCATAACACATTAGTGCTGTTGATAGGGATAAAAGCACTGCCTGTTTCTTCGCAG CAATTCTCTTTGGGAATAAGCTCACTGTCTGCACTGGGAGTGGTTGGCTCATCGATAGAGATTGTCCTCATTCT GTACCTGTGGCTTGCCTCTGTAGTTGGTTTCTACTCCCTCCCTGGCTTTCGCAGTCTCTGCCCCAAGCCTCATTCTGCCACACTGACCCAAGTTATTGGGAACTGTGCCATCCTCCTCATCTTGAGCTCAGCCTTGCCCGTCATTTCAAGAACGCTAG GTATCACAAACTTCGACCTTCTGGGGGACTTTGGCCGCATCGAGTGGTTGGGCATCTTTCCAATCATCCTAACTTACAATGTGATGTTTGCTGCTGCAGCATCACTTAGCCTTACCACTAAGTTTACAGCTGCCATGAGAGATGAACTCCTTGGGAGGCTCCGTGCAGTTGGCCGGGGTTCCTGGTCTTCGGTAATAGGAAATCCCAAAGGACAGCTATCAATGTGCAAAGAGGACTGA
- the LOC135374729 gene encoding limb region 1 protein homolog isoform X3, producing the protein MDEDPETRERVFHNAIRELLIHFLFFLVLYVFAFLLISKFKKKKEYYFDDDEDAVVYRVSLWMCYFSLAVSLGAALLLPVSIISNEVLLLYPTSFYIQWLNSSLIHGLWNEIFLFSNISIFILLPFAYFFTESEGLPGSKKGLLSRLYETFLMFMLVAALLFGLTFIISALLDYGHSRMQSLFTLWGGYLPFLYSCLSCFGALLLLICTPVGFARLFTVIGELVVKPRFLRDIQEEYYCTLMEEEDLRRKLKLISHEYQIRPAYTNGTNGTASAVLRLQQLEKRRRELGLQQSVSSWRRNLGYPIVMLLLLSLTCISLLMVLHNTLVLLIGIKALPVSSQVRQFSLGISSLSALGVVGSSIEIVLILYLWLASVVGFYSLPGFRSLCPKPHSATLTQVIGNCAILLILSSALPVISRTLGITNFDLLGDFGRIEWLGIFPIILTYNVMFAAAASLSLTTKFTAAMRDELLGRLRAVGRGSWSSVIGNPKGQLSMCKED; encoded by the exons ATGGACGAGGACCCTGAGACTCGCGAGCGTGTGTTTCACAATGCAATTCGAGAGCTGCTG aTTCACTTCCTGTTCTTCCTAGTCCTTTATGTGTTTGCGTTTCTGCTAATTTCAAAgttcaagaaaaagaaagaatactATTTTGATG ATGATGAAGATGCAGTCGTCTACCGTGTATC GTTGTGGATGTGCTATTTCAGTCTGGCTGTTTCTTTGGGAGCAGCGTTATTGCTTCCTGTGTCCATCATTAGCAATGAGGTGTTGTTGCTTTACCCTACAAGTTTCTACATTCAGTGGCTGAACAGCTCACTTATTCACG GACTTTGGAATGAAATTTTCCTGTTTTCCAACATTTCCATCTTCATCCTGTTGCCATTTGCCTACTTTTTCACAGAGTCAGAGGGTCTGCCCGGTTCCAAAAAg GGCCTCTTGTCACGACTCTACGAGACGTTCCTTATGTTCATGCTTGTGGCAGCATTGTTGTTTGGTTTGACCTTCATCATCTCAGCACTTTTGGACTATGGGCATTCAAGAATGCAGTCATTATTCA CTCTCTGGGGTGGGTACCTTCCATTTTTGTACTCCTGCCTCTCCTGTTTTGGAGCGCTTCTCCTCCTGA TATGTACGCCAGTTGGATTTGCCAGGCTGTTCACTGTTATTGGAGAGCTTGTGGTCAAGCCCAGG TTTCTGAGAGACATACAGGAAGAGTATTATTGTACACTGATGGAGGAAGAGGATCTCAGAAGGAAACTGAAGCTTATATCACATG AGTACCAGATACGACCAGCATATACAAATGGAACCAATGGTACTGCCTCAGCAGTCCTCAGGCTTCAGCAGTTGGAAAAGAGGAGAAGAGAACTCG GATTGCAGCAGTCTGTTTCTTCGTGGAGAAGGAACCTGGGGTACCCAATCGTGATGTTACTACTTCTTAGCCTCACT TGCATATCTTTGCTCATGGTGCTTCATAACACATTAGTGCTGTTGATAGGGATAAAAGCACTGCCTGTTTCTTCGCAGGTACGG CAATTCTCTTTGGGAATAAGCTCACTGTCTGCACTGGGAGTGGTTGGCTCATCGATAGAGATTGTCCTCATTCT GTACCTGTGGCTTGCCTCTGTAGTTGGTTTCTACTCCCTCCCTGGCTTTCGCAGTCTCTGCCCCAAGCCTCATTCTGCCACACTGACCCAAGTTATTGGGAACTGTGCCATCCTCCTCATCTTGAGCTCAGCCTTGCCCGTCATTTCAAGAACGCTAG GTATCACAAACTTCGACCTTCTGGGGGACTTTGGCCGCATCGAGTGGTTGGGCATCTTTCCAATCATCCTAACTTACAATGTGATGTTTGCTGCTGCAGCATCACTTAGCCTTACCACTAAGTTTACAGCTGCCATGAGAGATGAACTCCTTGGGAGGCTCCGTGCAGTTGGCCGGGGTTCCTGGTCTTCGGTAATAGGAAATCCCAAAGGACAGCTATCAATGTGCAAAGAGGACTGA
- the LOC135374729 gene encoding limb region 1 protein homolog isoform X4 — MDEDPETRERVFHNAIRELLIHFLFFLVLYVFAFLLISKFKKKKEYYFDDDEDAVVYRVSLWMCYFSLAVSLGAALLLPVSIISNEVLLLYPTSFYIQWLNSSLIHGLWNEIFLFSNISIFILLPFAYFFTESEGLPGSKKGLLSRLYETFLMFMLVAALLFGLTFIISALLDYGHSRMQSLFTLWGGYLPFLYSCLSCFGALLLLICTPVGFARLFTVIGELVVKPRFLRDIQEEYYCTLMEEEDLRRKLKLISHEYQIRPAYTNGTNGTASAVLRLQQLEKRRRELGLQQSVSSWRRNLGYPIVMLLLLSLTCISLLMVLHNTLVLLIGIKALPVSSQQFSLGISSLSALGVVGSSIEIVLILYLWLASVVGFYSLPGFRSLCPKPHSATLTQVIGNCAILLILSSALPVISRTLGITNFDLLGDFGRIEWLGIFPIILTYNVMFAAAASLSLTTKFTAAMRDELLGRLRAVGRGSWSSVIGNPKGQLSMCKED; from the exons ATGGACGAGGACCCTGAGACTCGCGAGCGTGTGTTTCACAATGCAATTCGAGAGCTGCTG aTTCACTTCCTGTTCTTCCTAGTCCTTTATGTGTTTGCGTTTCTGCTAATTTCAAAgttcaagaaaaagaaagaatactATTTTGATG ATGATGAAGATGCAGTCGTCTACCGTGTATC GTTGTGGATGTGCTATTTCAGTCTGGCTGTTTCTTTGGGAGCAGCGTTATTGCTTCCTGTGTCCATCATTAGCAATGAGGTGTTGTTGCTTTACCCTACAAGTTTCTACATTCAGTGGCTGAACAGCTCACTTATTCACG GACTTTGGAATGAAATTTTCCTGTTTTCCAACATTTCCATCTTCATCCTGTTGCCATTTGCCTACTTTTTCACAGAGTCAGAGGGTCTGCCCGGTTCCAAAAAg GGCCTCTTGTCACGACTCTACGAGACGTTCCTTATGTTCATGCTTGTGGCAGCATTGTTGTTTGGTTTGACCTTCATCATCTCAGCACTTTTGGACTATGGGCATTCAAGAATGCAGTCATTATTCA CTCTCTGGGGTGGGTACCTTCCATTTTTGTACTCCTGCCTCTCCTGTTTTGGAGCGCTTCTCCTCCTGA TATGTACGCCAGTTGGATTTGCCAGGCTGTTCACTGTTATTGGAGAGCTTGTGGTCAAGCCCAGG TTTCTGAGAGACATACAGGAAGAGTATTATTGTACACTGATGGAGGAAGAGGATCTCAGAAGGAAACTGAAGCTTATATCACATG AGTACCAGATACGACCAGCATATACAAATGGAACCAATGGTACTGCCTCAGCAGTCCTCAGGCTTCAGCAGTTGGAAAAGAGGAGAAGAGAACTCG GATTGCAGCAGTCTGTTTCTTCGTGGAGAAGGAACCTGGGGTACCCAATCGTGATGTTACTACTTCTTAGCCTCACT TGCATATCTTTGCTCATGGTGCTTCATAACACATTAGTGCTGTTGATAGGGATAAAAGCACTGCCTGTTTCTTCGCAG CAATTCTCTTTGGGAATAAGCTCACTGTCTGCACTGGGAGTGGTTGGCTCATCGATAGAGATTGTCCTCATTCT GTACCTGTGGCTTGCCTCTGTAGTTGGTTTCTACTCCCTCCCTGGCTTTCGCAGTCTCTGCCCCAAGCCTCATTCTGCCACACTGACCCAAGTTATTGGGAACTGTGCCATCCTCCTCATCTTGAGCTCAGCCTTGCCCGTCATTTCAAGAACGCTAG GTATCACAAACTTCGACCTTCTGGGGGACTTTGGCCGCATCGAGTGGTTGGGCATCTTTCCAATCATCCTAACTTACAATGTGATGTTTGCTGCTGCAGCATCACTTAGCCTTACCACTAAGTTTACAGCTGCCATGAGAGATGAACTCCTTGGGAGGCTCCGTGCAGTTGGCCGGGGTTCCTGGTCTTCGGTAATAGGAAATCCCAAAGGACAGCTATCAATGTGCAAAGAGGACTGA